The Salvelinus namaycush isolate Seneca chromosome 16, SaNama_1.0, whole genome shotgun sequence genome has a segment encoding these proteins:
- the bcas1 gene encoding breast carcinoma-amplified sequence 1, which translates to MLEYRGKKASSGAEYWSEQALDKHPEGEVNSHAVSILYDGLENSDTSEAAVEQNSQPSSLPPTKEPGIVEANGSGCAPVVVEQEPVIENVPEAEAETAKTKTIPEPEPNHQKKEPKESSKERVNVFDNLFKKKATPQPNPDPAPEKEDPIKDKTVEESKSSPEVPVTVTDGIQAEPLDEVKEEVNPSPEAEDVKGPGIGEESNHLEENQEGESQTEDNPVMNFFKTLVTPTKRNKQGAATPDVTKDQSQKEAQPTATTTAAQVVDAPAAAKGGMSIPPPPPPAPAPPKMEVKAEIAAQPGTNTPKKEPKDDAKEPEATKSKSDSPFSRLFSRKEIDASKTATLEASAKPEPPPAPAPKEGKKPAVTKASFSLFKPKASEPKKEAPAPATEAIAGPSVAKEEPKAPEIPAVDSKPASGPSEGGDNSPVLPKRLEKRNSIHLFFKNLGKRQSDAGVQTEPEKTK; encoded by the exons ATGTTGGAATACAGGGGCAAGAAGGCTAGTTCAGGGGCGGAATATTGG TCCGAGCAGGCTCTGGACAAGCACCCGGAAGGAGAAGTGAATAGCCATGCTGTAAGCATCTTGTACGATGGCCTGGAGAATAGTG ATACCAGTGAAGCAGCTGTGGAGCAGAACAGTCAGCCTTCCTCACTGCCTCCCACTAAAGAGCCAGGTATAGTGGAGGCAAACGGCAGTGGTTGTGCGCCTGTGGTGGTGGAACAGGAGCCTGTCATTGAGAATGTTCCAGAAGCGGAAGCAGAGACTGCTAAGACGAAAACCATACCAGAACCGGAACCAAACCACCAAAAGAAGGAGCCCAAGGAGAGTTCAAAAGAAAGAGTGAACGTATTTGACAACCTCTTCAAGAAGAAAGCTACACCTCAACCCAACCCTGATCCAGCCCCTGAAAAGGAGGATCCCATAAAGGACAAAACTGTGGAGGAGAGTAAGAGTTCCCCGGAAGTCCCTGTAACGGTGACCGATGGGATCCAAGCT GAGCCACTTGATGAGGTAAAGGAGGAGGTCAACCCTAGTCCAGAGGCAGAGGACGTCAAAGGCCCCGGAATTGGCGAGGAAAGCAATCACCTTGAGGAAAACCAAGAGGGTGAGAGTCAAACAGAAGATAATCCAGTTATGAACTTCTTTAAAACACTA GTGACTCCTACCAAAAGAAACAAGCAAGGAGCTGCCACCCCTGATGTTACAAAAGACCAA TCACAGAAAGAGGCCCAACCAACAGCAACAACTACA GCTGCACAAGTAGTGGATGCTCCAGcagcagccaaaggaggaatgtCAATCCCACCACCCCCGCCTCCAGCCCCAGCACCACCTAAGATGGAGGTTAAAGCAGAAATAGCAGCCCAACCTGGGACAAACACACCAAAAAAAGAACCAAAGGATGATGCCAAAGAACCAGAGGCCACCAAGTCGAAATCGGACAGCCCGTTCAGCAGACTTTTCAGCAGAAAG GAGATAGACGCCTCAAAGACGGCTACTCTGGAGGCCTCTGCCAAACCAGAGCCACCACCGGCACCTGCACCAAAAGAGGGGAAGAAACCGGCTGTAACCAAAGCCTCCTTTTCTCTTTTCAAGCCCAAG GCTTCTGAGCCCAAAAAGgaagccccagccccagctacagAAGCCATAGCTGGCCCAAGTGTGGCCAAGGAAGAACCAAAGGCCCCAGAGATCCCTGCTGTGGACAGCAAGCCAGCATCAGGACCCTCCGAGGGTGGGGACAATTCCCCCGTCCTCCCTAAGAGGCTGGAGAAGAGGAACTCCATCCACTTGTTCTTCAAAAACCTG GGGAAACGCCAGTCAGACGCAGGAGTACAAACAGAACCTGAGAAGACCAAATAA